The Oryza brachyantha chromosome 7, ObraRS2, whole genome shotgun sequence genomic interval TCATACAGCATAACAATCAAAGATTTAGCCAcataaagggaaaaagggcACGGACGCAAGGCATTGCAAACCAATTAAAGCTATGAACACTACCTCACCAACAACAGTCAATGAAGTTCCAGTTGGAAGAACCCGCTCAGTTCGCTTGACTCCAAGCATCTACAATCATTATTTCCTAACCATAAATAATAATGGTATAagcatttatattattaaaaatgagATCATTACAAACCTTCAGCCCTTGTAAATAATCTAGAGTTCCACGCACAAGTGTTCGCCCTGACTCCTCAAAAACTTCACTGGCAACAGTTAAAACTAACCCAGCTGCACCACGAGCTCCAACAACAAAAACACGGCCGGTACCATCATCCTGTGATGCATCATGTTAAAGTAGAACTGAACATGTAAGAAACTAATATGCAATTTATGATGCTAAAAGAACTCCAAATAGTAAAAAATCTAGATTATGTGGTCTTATCATTCGATtatcaataatatattatagaagtcCAGACTCCAGACATCCGTATGACCTTAGTTGGCATATCTACTGCTCCCTccgatcaaaaatatttatcatttaagacaagatttggtcaaacttctaaaattccgaccatcaataatttcttttaaatgcttagtttaaagacaaaataaatgatatgcaTAGATTTTCCTTGAAAAGTACTGTtgtaatatcataaacttattagatattataaatttattctaaaataaaattggttgtcggaattttataagtttgagcaaatcttgtcctaaatgaaaaataattttgaccagagggagtacaaaTCTAAGATTGGATAAATCAGCAAAAATAAGTTCCCCAAGATTGGTCCAGACTAAAGTGAACTACTTGCATCAATAGAACCAACGAAATTAGAGAACTACAGCAGCTAATTACCAGGTACCACGGAACCTCTTTGCTAACAGAAAGCATCACGGCGGAATCTTGAATCCATGATCCAGCATCATTGTGCTTTAGGAAGTGTTGTTCTGCCTACCAAGAGGAAAAAAGTTAAGTAAAATTGCTTGAATGACTCTACCGACACTATCTgctcaacacaaaataaaacaaaaagatcCATAGAAATGAAACCAGTAGATACCGTTTCCTCAACAATTACACCTCTCATGCCACTTTGTTGGCATATAAGTGGTGTATCTGAACCAACTCGCCCAGAGACAGCCACTACAAGTGGCAGGACCTTGCTTGCAGTGTCCAATATAGCAGCTGTTGAAGATAATGCAGACAGGTAAAAGGTTGAGACAAAGGCGGTATGTTTTATGTATCTAATCAGGCAAAATTACAagcttcttttgaaaaaaggTACAAATGTAGACACACTgacaatagttaaaatttgttCCCATGTCTTATGAGAATACTGGACTTTAATTACCACAACAACTCTCTGGTTTTGAGCACATACTGCAAGAACAGATTATGCTAACACAAAGGTCTACTCACCTATCTACAAACAGAACAAAGTCATAAAATAGCAAATTAACCAAGCAAACAGAGTGTATGTCCAGCCTCTATCTTTGTGGAAAACTATATATACCGATCAGGAATCCTCACTGCAAGCCAGTTATTGCTTCATCAGTGAATCTATATGAACCTAAGATATTCTCCTGATACTTCTCTCATGCGTCAGTAGGGTTGAATTAGCTCGAAGCATACATTTTCCCCAAATTTCGTGTACATAGTACATCAACCTCAGCgcaataaaattaacaaaatcaAGACTAATAGAATTACTGCATAACTCAGCTAAATTAAGCACGTATTTAGCAGACAACCAACAATACAGCAACCAAAAGTTCCTCAAAAAGCAATACATCAACCAAACCCTCGCTCACTCACCCAAATCCTTCGTGCTGCCAGCCCTCGCCACCGATCGCAGAACCTCCGCATCTCTGATGCAACAAATTTCCAATCAACAGACCCATTCCCACAAAAAAATCACCCAtcaatcgaaaaaaaaaaaaacaccctgCCTAATCCGCACCTGCCGCTGCTCCTCCCGAGGAGATACAGCGCCGCGGCGCTGAGGCAGCACCCGACTCCGCCCCAGGGGATCAACATCTCGCAAGGGAACCCCGCTGGAGACCACCAAATCTGGGGCGGATCAgtgaggacgacgacgaggagggcgGAGctacggaaaaaaaaaaacttttcccCCTTTTTCGCGGCGAGGGAAGAGGAGGCGACGGAAAGCAAAGAACTGGATACGAGAAGTGCAAAAGCTGGGAGGAGTGGCCCTACCTGTCATTGACGCATTCCCTGACATGCGGGCCTGGATGCGATATGCTACGGCCCAGGAGCGCTCTCGTTGCGAATGGTAGTGGTGAAATCTCAGCCGTCCGATTTAGATCGGACGTCGGACACGTGGTCGGAGAAGGTAGGGTGAGGTGGGGCCCGAGAAATTACAGTGGCTCTGTCGCTGCGGGTGGGGCCCGCGAAACGACGGATTGGCATCGATCCAATCCGGGCCGTCGAAATCCGATCGCAGGGAGTAGGGCGGGCTCCGTCGCTTACATGTGGGGCCCAGTCGGCGCTGCCAGTTCTGACGCTGcaagtgggacccacctagGGTTTTAAGAGGAGGAggtcctcggcggcggcggcggcaaaccATGGAGAAGGCGAAACTCTCGTCGGCGCTCTTCGCCGGCACCCACTTCAACCGCAAGCGCTTCGCCAACGACTTCGCCCGCTTCCGGCAGGGCCCATCTGCCCCGGACGtggactccgccgccgcctcctccgcgccgtcgccggagaagaagcGGAAGCGCAAGAGCAAGGCCAAGGcgaagaagaacaagaagaagcgggcggaggaggccgcctCTGCTTCCGGTGAGTTCTTCTTCTGCTTTGGGATCTGTTCGTCTAGAAAGGTTGTTGCTTAGGGTGTAATTTGACTCTTCTGAGTGTGCTATGCTCCGCTCCGTAGATGTTGTGGAAGGATTCAGTGTGTTCAAGGGATTGGCGGctaagaaggaggaggaggaagaatcTGAGAAGAAGGCGGAGAGAGGTAAGAGCGAGGATTCGGAGGTTGAAAGGCGGCGGAAGGAAGTCGAGAGAGAAATCGAGGTAATGGCCTTTTGCAACGCATTGGTGTTCGTAATTGTGATTCATTGCTTCTTATATTTGGTACTCCATTGAGCTGAGTTTGCAGTAGATATGCCTCTCCTTTAAATATTGTTCATCCAAACTTGATTGGAAGCTAGGTGGCTTGTTATGATCCCCTCAACAGCTATCTTGGATTACTAATAGTGGTAGAAATTATCATTTAGATGTGTTGTTTGCATGTCCAATCTCTGAATGGTTGGGCCTCAATCTTTCTGATTGGTTTCCAGAGAGCAGCCATACTCCGGAAGAGGTTTGACATCCACATTTCGGGACAAAATGTTTCAGCACCACTGGAGAACTTTGAGGAACTGGTTTCAAGGTTAGTATTTTTGAATAGTTCAAAGAGTCCAGGCATACTAAATTACTTATTGCAGATACTGCTTCAGATTAACTTCAGTTCATAATTGAACCATTTGAGGTGGATTTTCACCCTATTTGACTTTGTGTGCTAGGTATGATTGCGATTCATATTTGGTCGGTAACTTGTCAAAACTTGGATTTCAAGAACCCACACCTATCCAAAGGCAGGCCATTCCCATTCTTCTATCGGTGAGCCATTTTGGACTCTGTTTGGGGGTTCCCCCAGTGAttgaattttttagtttttagggTTGCATGTCTGACGTTGCTTGTTTCAGGGGAGAGAGTGTTTTGCCTGTGCCCCTACAGGTTCTGGCAAGACTTTGGCTTTCTTGTTCCCTATCCTGATGAAAATCAAGGTATTTGTCTTTACGGTATAGTTTTATGCTGTTTGGATGTGTTGTATGTTGTTTAAGCCCTGTTCTTATAGCCAGGATCTAAAGAGGGTGTTAAAGCTGTGATCCTTTGCCCAACAAGAGAATTGGCATTACAAACTGCAAGAGAGTGCAAGAAGTTAGCAATGGGAAGGAAATTCTATATTAAAGTAATGACGAAAGATATGTCAAAATCTGGGAATTTCAAGGATATGCATTGTGACATCCTGGTCTCCACCCCGCTTCGTCTGGACCACGCTGTACAAAAGAGAGATCTTGATTTAAGTAGGTCTGTGATTGTACCTTCAGTATTTTGATTTGTACTCTACACCTATTAGAAGCCATACCtgataaattatgaacttCGTCTATTGCTTTATCTTGAGTTTCAATGTTGGATTTCCaatttataatgtttttgTTGGAAAGCATGTACATGTGGATCAATTCGGCTAGAGGCATTTTATTTAATGAAATGGTAGATTTTAGTGGTATTCCTTAAATATATCGTCCAGAAAACCACCCTCATTAGTTTTattcatcacaaaaatatgtatgtttgTTACGACGCGGAATTTAATTAGATCAATTCAACCGTCCTCATAGTCAGTTCACAACTATATGTCTGCATGCCAACTTATAAAGGAACGAAAGGTTGCAATTTGCCATTGTTTTTCCACTTAGCACCTAATTGGATTTAACAGTGACACATGCTGCTGTTTCAGAGTGGAATACCTTGTCTTGGATGAATCTGATAAACTTTTTGAGCTTGGATTCGTTGAAGTGATTGATTCAGTTGTCAAAGCCTGCTCAAATCCTTCAATAATTCGATCTCTGTTCAGTGCCACTTTGCCTGATTCAATAGAAGCGCTTGCACGCACAATAATGCACGATGCAGTTCGAGTCATTGTGGGAAGAAAGTGAGTGTTGCTTTTACAATATGTATTAACTGTTTTTTCATGGttattttcatcatttacTATATAATTTACAGGAATTCAGCCTCTTCACTGATTAagcaaaagttaatttttgctGGAACTGAGAAGGGGAAGTTGCTAGCTCTTCGCCAGAGCTTTGCAGAAGTAAGCTGTGACCCTTCTCTTGTGGTTTTCTCCTAGTTACATATATCTTACAGTTCCGTATAACTGATTGACCTTTCCCAACTGTAGTCTCTCAATCCTCCAGTATTGATCTTTGTTCAAAGCAAAGAGAGGGCAAAAGAGCTTTACAAAGAACTGGCGTTTGATGATGTACGAGCTGATGTAATTCACGCTGACCTTGATGACCAACAGGTATTACTTTCACATATCATTAGTAGTTGCTACTTTTGTTTCAACTGCTGTACTCTTGTTGAATTGGGCTCGCTGGCTCAATTTCTATTACTCCCTGAAGCGCCAAGATGCTGTTGACAACTTAAGAGCCGGAAAAACTTGGGTACTGATAGCAACAGAAGTCATTGCCCGGGGAATGGATTTCAAAGGTGTTAACTGTGTGATCAACTATGATTTTCCAGAGTCAGCTTCTGCCTATATTCACAGAATAGGTAAGAATATTGGCTTTGACCCTTATCTCTGTACTCTATATGATGGATGCCTTGTACACATTCATTTGCATGGAGGGTCTGTCTGAGTTTTGATGTGCATTTGATTGGTTCGCTACTGATCAGAGATTATCTATATAGGACGATCTGGAAGAGCAGGTAGATCTGGGGAGGCCATCACATTCTTCACCGAGGAGGATAAGCCATTTTTGCGGAACATCGCAAACGTGCTAATATCTTCAGGGTGTGAGATTCCTTCTTGGATAAAGGCGCTGCCAAAGCTCAAGCGCAGGAAGCACAGGGTGAACCGGGATCCCATCTCCACCTTACCAGATGAAGATTGAGTTTCCCTGTGACATTTTTAGATAGCACGTTGGCTTCAGTTTTCCTGTTTGAATGCCAGAAACTGCTCTCTATTAGTTTGTTGACTAAAGCCTGAGATGAGAGTACACTTGCCTTTTGTTATTTACAGTTTTGACTgatcaattaaatatattatttctgaATTTACAATTAGATTCATCGCATTCCATCCCAACATACAATCAGGCACAGGCATTTACCATTTAAAACTGTCCTTGTAGTCATTTGTCAACTTTCTTGCAGACCCTGCATGATCTCCATGGCATCATCTACCAGTGATGACAGGGTTGAGCTGTGCCTGCTCAGCCCAATGCTCCCGGAGAACATGTTGAAGCTCTCGAGTTCGGACGTCGACCTGACGACGCTCCTGAGCTCCTTCTCCAGCTCCATGCTCCTGAAGAAGGGTACGAGCTCGGCGTTGCCTCTCAACATGGCAATGGCGAGCTCGATGACGAACCTTCTCATCCTTGGAACCTTCACCTTGGGTGTCCTGTGCTCTTTCAGAATCTCCAGTAGCCTCATTGCAATGTCAGTATCTGGGACATCTGCCTTTCCAAAGATTTCCTTGTGCAGTTGAGGCGTTGCAAGCTTTGTGATCTGTATTGCCAATCCTATGGATACCTCAAGCAGGCTGTTCTTCTCAACCATGATTGCTTTGAAAACCTGTGCAATTAAGTAGCAGGAATCATGCATCAAACCCTAGCAACAATGGCATCTGCAGACTGAAATGAGTGATCTTTTTTTGGTTAGTTTTTGAGAGCTTACTATGGGGACAGCTGCAGTGAGGCTGCTCAGCTGCAAGAAGTGCTCACTCCTGCTGTACCTGCACAGGTTCAGTAGGATTCTGGATGAGCTGATCTGCATGCCGGCGTGGTGCAGCGTCAGCACGAGCctctcgacgacggcggcttcCCGGAGTATCCGCTCGCAGTTGGCCTCGCTCTCGAGGGCGAGCAGCGCGAGCACCTCGCCGGCCTGCAGCCGgatgtgcgccgccgcctgcgcggCGTGGGCGACCGCCGGAGTTGATGATGAGCCGACGAACATTTCCAGCAGATGCGCGATCATGCCGCCGGTGCACCCGATCTTCTCCTTGGCGTCGCCGTCGATggcgaggtcggcgaggatgccGATCGCCGTCAGCTGCATCTTGCCGTGGCGCTCGCCGTGCTGCAGCACCTTGCGGATGTTGCTCAGGACGAACACGTTGTCGGAGATCTCCTTCCTGATCGCCTCCCCCGTGTGCCCCGGCGTGCTCGAGAGGTTCTTCACCACCTGCAGCGACCGGAGCACCGTCTTCGCCGGGAGGCTCCCCTCGCCGGCGTTCTGCAGCGCCGCCTTGCTCGTCCGGGTGAAGTGTATGATCCTGGAGAGGACGCCTCTGGTGCCGGTAATCTTGGCCGAGTTGCCGTGCTCGCGCGCCAGCTTCTTCATGATGTGGAGTCCCATCTCGTTGAGGGCTAGGTCagcgcggctggcggcgccggcgccggcggcggtggcgtcgagCAAGGTGGAGACGGACTCGATGGCGCCGGGGATGGTGGCGACGCGGATCAGGTTCCGGCGCTTCCCGGCGAGCCGGAGCACGacctcggcggcgagcgccctGACGCGGCGCTTGCTCGGGCTCTTCCAGCTCACCATCTCCACCAGCCGCTCgacggtcgccgccgacgtgccgaTCTTGCGCACCGTCCGCTTTGCCGAGTCGTGGTTGGTGATGGAGCTCCTGAGGATGTGAGCGCCGATGAGCTGCTCGTCACCGGAGTCCGACGAGAGCAGCTCGACGGCGAAGGAGAGGAGGTCCATCCGCGTGCCGTCCAGGATGCCGCCCTCGACGGACCTGGAGAAGGCGCGGTAGAAGAACCGCTTGATCGGcaccgcgccggcgtcgccgaggTCGCACTCGCCGCTCACCGTCTCGATGAGCCGCCGGTAGCTGAGCACCCACTCCCAGTACGCGCGCTCCACCAGGAAGATCACCGCCTCCGACAGCGCGAGCACGTAGAAGAGCATCAGCGCGTAGTAGGCGTTGTggttcccgccgccggcggccggcgcgccgGAGAACCGAAGCTCGGCGAGGCGGAGCAACGACAGCGCCAcgcacgccgacgccgagagCAGCTGGAGCCAGTAAAGAACATAGCTCACGTTCCTCGCCTCGACGAGCCAGCCgccgagggggaggaggcggatgGGCGAAGCAGCCTtgtgcggcagcggcggcgcctcctcctcgtcttctccggcgccggcgtccggGAGGTGCATCGGCTGCTCCTGCAGATCAAGCTCATTGCTCCGGCTGAACACCCTCGTGCCCTCGACGAGGAGGATGGCGGTGACGAGCCAGAAGTCCCGGGCGTCGAGGTCGGAGGCGAAGCCGCCGAGGAGTACCACCGTGGCCCAAACAAAGCAGACAGCTCCGACGTGCGACGCGGCCTTCTCGAGCACCGCGACGTGGAGCGCGAACAGCGTCACCTTGCGCtccggcacgacggcgacaccgtcgtccacgccgccgtcggagGCGTCGACGTGCATGGACGAGAGCTGGTGCTCCACTGGCCGCCGCTGCGGCTCGTacgacgacgtcgtcgagTCGCCGGTGTGCGTTCTCCGgtgcctcgtcgccgacggcggcggcggcggctgcgatTGCACAAGTATTTGCATGGGGATGTCCACGCCGCCATGATCACTCGCAGTCTCGATACCCATTCAACTCGTCTTCTCGAGTACGTGCACAGTGCACTTGGGTTTCCATGGTTTCGCATGCTGATGTTATAGCAGGTTCGAGCTGATTGGACGAAATGCTAATTTtcttctaattaattatttttggatcTTGTGTGAAAGCAATAAGAAGAGAAAGATAAAATGAGATGCATGTGGCTTCTACGTGCAAGAAACAAAGTTTCATTTCGATCGGACACACGCTCGAGTAGATTTCAAGTTTGTATATTGCATTTCTGTGCAATGCAGATGCAGCAGAGCAGTGTTACCTTGCAGGTTTTCAAGTTATTTATTACATCACCTTGTGTCATGTAGGCCTTATCCTACTAGGGATTTTCgatttttatgtacatatttttCCAAGCTTATgtaatgtaaaaattttctatataaaagttttacatctAACAtctttaaagtttttttttattttataatagttaattctgTCGATTATACctcaaatagctataaaaataatcaaatagtCATTTACTCTTTTAATCTTAGCTAATCTCAAACACCACAGTAATGTTTTAAGTCTTGCTGAAACTGTCACGTTACAGTGAAGCAGCCTTTCTTACGGGTAACCATTCACCGTTTCACGCAACAGTCATTTTCAGAGAGTTTACATACCATTTAATTACTAACTCTATAACTAACAGACTCTCCTACACTAACACTCGGATTGCATTCCAatccactttgtttattaATCTCCAAACTAGGAGGATCCTCTTCATTCAACCATGCATCCTCTTAGACTAGACCACACAAGATTAATTTCTCGGATTTTATATACATCTTACTTGATTAGGCGTACGACAAGCAATCCTATGTCTCAGTCAACAGGCAAAATGACCTCATTTGATGAATCCAGAAGCCAAAACAATCATCTGGGGTTGCTTATCTGAACACTGCCCGGTAGCTGAAGACCTACGGATTCTGGCTTTGTATATGCATAAGTTGGTGCTTTTTTAAGTAGAAGCCGTACCTGTAGCTTCTGGTATTATATATGGAGGAGTGCAAGTTTAGTTTCTGCCACACAACCAGGAAATCATTCCACGGTCGGCGATGTGAACAGCGCCGGCGCAACCAATGACCAATAATCACAAAGACTCAACCTTTGGAGTTTGCTCTGCACCCAAACAACAAATTTCAGGGCATCGGGTTAAACTGAGAACAAGTAGAGATTAAAGGAAAACGCTACTGATGGTTCGTGGACTTTGGTAATTTAGCAccacatgataaaaaaaaataatactcacTTGTGATGGTATATTTTACCTCTTcggtttgtgttttttttcccagatGAATCATCAACACAAAGGAGCATCGGCATGTTAGTCAAATAACCGTTCTCCGCGAAAGGACATGTAATATAGTGGTTACAAAGACCTTAGTAGCACACTAGCACTTGAGGGTCTGGGTTCGATTCCTTGTTGGAACGATTTTTTCAGGATTCTAAcggctttgtgctttcagtggTAGGCGAGCTGGCGTAACACGACGCCGCAGATGCAACTGAATTGCTTCGTTCGAGTTGTTGCCCCTGTTGAGAGGGCGGGCACCGCCCTCTGCACGCTGGCATTCACCTGGGCCACTGTTGTCCCCCTTGGAGGGTACCCGACAATGCCTCGACTTCGCGTACGCCACAGCGTTGTTCTTCCTAGAAGCTGCAAGTTATGCATCAATGATTCAATGATTAGTCACATAAGTGTTAATGCTAGTCACAAACCTACGCTACCATTTGGTGCGGGGCTAGAACAAAATACAGAGGGGTGCCTCTCACTTACATTTTAGTGTTTTGAATTGAGTTTAAACTGCTACGGGTGTCTGAAATTCGATTGAGAGAGGTGCATAAATGTTATAAAAGATCTTCTGCCTGGGAACCCCCATGAACAATGTAGCTCTGCCCCTGGCTACCATGCTCATGTTACCTAGTAGTAGCATTCGTGAGTCCATGTGTCAAATTGTCTTGCATCTACACCAACTAGTAATTCGATAGATCATCCTTTGTCTGAGTTTCCATATGATGCAAACGTGCATATTTTCAGGATGTTCTGCCCCAACAGATCAGAGTACCAACTGTTCTTCAGGACTCGGGGAGCTCTGAGACCTTTCTCATGGAATGGAGTGATCGTGGTTATATGTTTGAATGATGTCGGTGAATTCCTCTCAAGCACCAGGAGTAAAGAATTCTATGGGCCATTTGTGTATATATTGATGCTTGTAAGCTTGTTGCTGCCACCTTGCCTTTCCCAGGAGTTCACAAGGTTAAAGGTGGTCCATTACACCGTGCTATATCACTGCTGAGTACCTTCATCGTAATGCTGCTGTTGGCCCCTACtatatttcacaaaaaaacAGAACTAGCACCCAAAGGGAATTTTCTGATAGCTAGAGCATTTTATGGGCTACTACTGGTCACAGTTATGCTACTAACCATCAGCAAAATGCAGTTCCCAAGCATCATCAGACTAGTTCATCAGTCTTTCATCCGCAAATCATTATCTTGCCACCAAGtgattatgtttttttgcatGTGCCATGCAGCAGTGCCCTTGGTGTTCTTTTCTCCATATTTGTTAGTGATGATAGTATTCTCTCTGTTGACAACTATATGTGGCGGTTTACAAATTCCAGCAGCAATCGTGCGTGTTATTATTGCATTGACCCGCCTTTTGCACCAAAATTATTATGGCAAAGGTGGTAATGCAAATGATCATGACAAGACAAACCTCAAGCCAACACTTAATGTCTTCTATGGGATGGTGCTCGGTCAAGGGATACTATACCTTGTGGCTCGTAAACTGGAGTTCTTCTCATTCTTTCCTCGGAGATCATTGGCTCGTCTTGGTGGGTTCAGGGGTCAGCAAGGAGTCAAATCTGTCGATATGTACTACCCACATGCCTTTGAGAAATGTATGAACGCCAGCATCCTTGCTCCAAAGAAGATGAACCTCATCACTTTTGCTACGAATTCCCTCGAATCAGGCTCAAGGAAAGAGCAGCTCTGTGGGGTTCGAATTCTGTATAGCCTTGTGAACAGAGAGCCCTATGACAAACAAGTCCTGTCAAAAGTCGCCAACTCCACGAAGACAGTCGCCACATTGATCCAAATGCTGGGTTGGACGAACCCAGAAGATGGTCAAATTAGATTGCTCGCTGCGAAGATTACAGCTGAGCTGGCTAGTGGTCTCCAGATTATCACGATCCCTGGAGCAATGAACTTCGTATCATCACTTCTGGACAACCAGAACAAACAGCGGATACAGGAACTCACAATTCAGAAAGACAGTTGTTATGAGGAGAATTGCTGGATTCTCAAACTTTGGCATCAAATGACTACACAGTGGTCTATTCTAGAGGAGGAGCAGTGGACAGAAAGTGATATTCTTCCGGTACTTGGCCTGGTAACTCTTGAGAGGCTAGCTACATATGATCGTGTCAATTGCGTGGAGATCAGCAGATCAATGGATCTCATCCCAAAGATCATAGAGTTCACGAGTAACAGCAGTGAGAGAATGCGTGTCAATGAAACATGCCAGAAATTACTGATTGATTTGTCATTGAAGGTGCTGAGAAGACCGACAAACATTGGTGGGGAAACTGGTATAACATTGAGGCGCAAGATATCAGAAGATCCCTTCCTACTGGGCAACCTTGCTGAGATTTTAGAggatagcagcagcagcagccaggaACTGAGGGAGTTGACAACAGATATCCTTATAAAGCTTGCCATGGATGAGACTACTAAGGATACCTCCAATGCAGAGTGCTTAGTGACGTACTTAACAACATGATTAAGCTAAACActatactgattttttttacacaagCACCTCTCTTTAGCACTGCATTGGAGGTGCCCTTAAGAGATTGGGAGCATCCAAGTGATTGTTCAGatgttgatgtttgcattcaTTGCACAAGGTGATCTGCCAGGTACGCATTCTGATTGCTTGATTACAATAAAAGCAGGACAGGCACTGTCAATGCTAACACTAGAAAGTGCAGACAACTGCTCAGCTATCATGAAGGAACCCGGAAATAGATTCTTTAAGGATCTGGTTAGAAGGCTAAATGACAACAAGCACATATATGTTGCAGCAAATGTACTGCAAAACCTCTCCAAGAACTCTAGAGTTGAACTAGGAGATTCAAATTTGGTGGAACTTTCCAGTGTCCTCCCAGAGGTGAGAACTCCAGCTTGGTATATGtttggcaattttttttaataagcaATGCAAGAGAACTTCAGATTTTGTATTAAGAAAGGGTTgagaaatcaaaattttagtttcttaTTTAGGACACCTGATAGTTTTCGGAACAAAAATATTGCATATCTGATTCTAGAGTCTAACTTCCATGAAGCTGCCTTACTTCCTCTACAGGTGTTGGGACGAGTAATGGATGCAGAGGGAAAAGAGCTCGAGATCCTTGTTGATCTCAGTTCACAAATATGCAGTGTCAGTCCTGAAAGCTTTTCAAAAGTACTAAAGCAAGGTCAGAATGAGGCAAGATTCGTGGAGAAGCTAATCAATGCACTAAATGCGAATATGAAACCCAATGCACAGTTTCCAGGAATCAGAAGGGTGTTAATTGAGCAGTGTATATCAGTATATGCATGATGGATATGAACTCTCGTTATGCAACGTACTTCAGAAATTGTGAGTTGATGGAGGCATTGATAAGGGTGGAGAAGGCACCGTCGCGAGCTGAAAGATACAGACTTTTCTTGGGGAATGCAGGGCTCATGAAGCACAGAGTGCATATGTCCTCCCTTGT includes:
- the LOC102714571 gene encoding E3 ubiquitin-protein ligase SP1, whose protein sequence is MLIPWGGVGCCLSAAALYLLGRSSGRDAEVLRSVARAGSTKDLAAILDTASKVLPLVVAVSGRVGSDTPLICQQSGMRGVIVEETAEQHFLKHNDAGSWIQDSAVMLSVSKEVPWYLDDGTGRVFVVGARGAAGLVLTVASEVFEESGRTLVRGTLDYLQGLKMLGVKRTERVLPTGTSLTVVGEAIKDDVGTIRIQRPHKGPFYVSPKSIDQLIMNLGKWAKLYQLASMGFAAFGVFLLAKRALQHFLERKRRHELQKRVHAAAAQRQAREAEGGNGTSDVDSSNKKDQLVLDICVICLEQEYNAVFVPCGHMCCCMNCSSHLTNCPLCRRRIDQAVRTFRH
- the LOC102714845 gene encoding DEAD-box ATP-dependent RNA helicase 57 — translated: MEKAKLSSALFAGTHFNRKRFANDFARFRQGPSAPDVDSAAASSAPSPEKKRKRKSKAKAKKNKKKRAEEAASASDVVEGFSVFKGLAAKKEEEEESEKKAERGKSEDSEVERRRKEVEREIERAAILRKRFDIHISGQNVSAPLENFEELVSRYDCDSYLVGNLSKLGFQEPTPIQRQAIPILLSGRECFACAPTGSGKTLAFLFPILMKIKPGSKEGVKAVILCPTRELALQTARECKKLAMGRKFYIKVMTKDMSKSGNFKDMHCDILVSTPLRLDHAVQKRDLDLSRVEYLVLDESDKLFELGFVEVIDSVVKACSNPSIIRSLFSATLPDSIEALARTIMHDAVRVIVGRKNSASSLIKQKLIFAGTEKGKLLALRQSFAESLNPPVLIFVQSKERAKELYKELAFDDVRADVIHADLDDQQRQDAVDNLRAGKTWVLIATEVIARGMDFKGVNCVINYDFPESASAYIHRIGRSGRAGRSGEAITFFTEEDKPFLRNIANVLISSGCEIPSWIKALPKLKRRKHRVNRDPISTLPDED
- the LOC102711907 gene encoding uncharacterized protein LOC102711907: MGIETASDHGGVDIPMQILVQSQPPPPPSATRHRRTHTGDSTTSSYEPQRRPVEHQLSSMHVDASDGGVDDGVAVVPERKVTLFALHVAVLEKAASHVGAVCFVWATVVLLGGFASDLDARDFWLVTAILLVEGTRVFSRSNELDLQEQPMHLPDAGAGEDEEEAPPLPHKAASPIRLLPLGGWLVEARNVSYVLYWLQLLSASACVALSLLRLAELRFSGAPAAGGGNHNAYYALMLFYVLALSEAVIFLVERAYWEWVLSYRRLIETVSGECDLGDAGAVPIKRFFYRAFSRSVEGGILDGTRMDLLSFAVELLSSDSGDEQLIGAHILRSSITNHDSAKRTVRKIGTSAATVERLVEMVSWKSPSKRRVRALAAEVVLRLAGKRRNLIRVATIPGAIESVSTLLDATAAGAGAASRADLALNEMGLHIMKKLAREHGNSAKITGTRGVLSRIIHFTRTSKAALQNAGEGSLPAKTVLRSLQVVKNLSSTPGHTGEAIRKEISDNVFVLSNIRKVLQHGERHGKMQLTAIGILADLAIDGDAKEKIGCTGGMIAHLLEMFVGSSSTPAVAHAAQAAAHIRLQAGEVLALLALESEANCERILREAAVVERLVLTLHHAGMQISSSRILLNLCRYSRSEHFLQLSSLTAAVPIVFKAIMVEKNSLLEVSIGLAIQITKLATPQLHKEIFGKADVPDTDIAMRLLEILKEHRTPKVKVPRMRRFVIELAIAMLRGNAELVPFFRSMELEKELRSVVRSTSELESFNMFSGSIGLSRHSSTLSSLVDDAMEIMQGLQES